The sequence TGGTCATGTCGTTCATGAGGCCGTCCTCGAGCCGGCCGCCCAGCAGCTCCACCAGCGGGTGCCCGGCGGCGCGGGCCCAGGCGTCGTGGAGCGCCACCTCGAGGGCGGCCTTCGCGCTGGTGGCGCCGTCGAGGGCCCCGGCGACGCGTGCCGAGAGATCGGTGATCGAGGCGTTCTCGCCGAGCACGGCCCGTCGCAGCGGACCCTCCAGCGCTGCCCGGATGGTGTCAGCCGATTCGCCGGTGACGGCGAGGGTCTCCGCCGCGGAGCCCTGCCCGATGGTGCCGTCGTCGAGCACCACCTCGGCGACCACGTACTCGACCGACTCGGTGCGGCGTGCGGCGGTGATGAAGGGCCGCCGCAGGGGAGCGCGATGGCGGTGCGTGCGCACCGCGACCACGTGCAGGGAGTTCGTGCCGGGGTCCGGGAGGCTCGGGTCGGGGCTCATAGCATCATCATGATCTGTGCGGAGGCGAGGCCCAGGAAGGTGCCGGCGAAGGAGCCGATCAGCGCCATCAGCACGCCGACCGGCACCAGCTGCCGGTTGAACGCCGAGGCCACCACGGGCGCGGAGGCGATGCCGCCGATGTTCGCCGTCGAGGCGACCGCGAGGGAGAACAGCTCGGTCCGGGTGAGCTTCGCATAGATGACCATGATCGCCGCATGGATCAGCACCACCAGCAGGCCGATCAGCAGGTACAGCGGCGCCTGCGTGATGGCGGAGAAATCGGAGCCGGACGCGATCTGGCCGATCACCACGAAGAGCATCAGGGTGGCGATCTCGGAAGAGCCGGCCGTCGCCCCCAGCGGGGTCACCGCGATGATCAGGCCCAGCACGGAGACGATGACGATCGTCCAGGTGGTGGCGTTGATGACCTGCCCCCACTCGGGCAGCATCCCGCCCACCCAGATCGCGACGGAGGAGACGAAGATCGAGCCGAAGATGACGATCGCGAGCGAGGTGGCGGTGACCGGGCGCTTCTCGTCGTCGGCCTCTCCCGCGTGGGTGTCGAGGTAGGAGGTGTCCGCCTTCGTCCACCGGTTGAAGCGCGGAGAGACGGCGACCGAGGCGAACATCAGCATCAGCCAGATCGAATAGATCAGGGTGTCGGTGATCAGCGCGTAGCCGAAGATGTTCTCCGGGGCCTGCAGGATGTCCTGCACCGCGACCATGTTCGCGCTGCCCCCGGTCCAGGAGGCCAGCAGGGCGCCGAACACCTTCCACGCCTCGGAGTGCAGGAAGCCCTGGAAGATCGCGTACACCCCGATCATCGAGGCGAACAGCGAGGCGGAGGCGACGAACATCGTCAGCAGCAGCTTCGGCCCGAGACGGATGATCTTGCGCAGGTCGCAGCCGAACAGGAACAGCAGGATCATCGCCGGCAGCAGCACGTCCTTGACCTGCGCGATGGGTTCGCGGGTGGCGTCGTCCTGGCCG comes from Brachybacterium faecium DSM 4810 and encodes:
- a CDS encoding predicted integral membrane protein (PFAM: Protein of unknown function (DUF819)), which gives rise to MITDGVLMLGVLLGLSGLLIVLERTTGWKLFRFVPGMVLMYLLCATLNSLGVFGQDDATREPIAQVKDVLLPAMILLFLFGCDLRKIIRLGPKLLLTMFVASASLFASMIGVYAIFQGFLHSEAWKVFGALLASWTGGSANMVAVQDILQAPENIFGYALITDTLIYSIWLMLMFASVAVSPRFNRWTKADTSYLDTHAGEADDEKRPVTATSLAIVIFGSIFVSSVAIWVGGMLPEWGQVINATTWTIVIVSVLGLIIAVTPLGATAGSSEIATLMLFVVIGQIASGSDFSAITQAPLYLLIGLLVVLIHAAIMVIYAKLTRTELFSLAVASTANIGGIASAPVVASAFNRQLVPVGVLMALIGSFAGTFLGLASAQIMMML